The Carassius auratus strain Wakin chromosome 40, ASM336829v1, whole genome shotgun sequence genome has a segment encoding these proteins:
- the LOC113059029 gene encoding alkylglycerol monooxygenase-like, producing the protein MERVEVTSVTHSQGVRMLFSLMTPNESSFATVREVPTYVNQATPYFIGLILLEIVLGWLKTDGPHIKINDFITSLSAGMMSRLPQLVIRSLELSAYIYVWNNFRVLELPWDSAWTWWLAFLGVDMGYYWFHRFAHELNFLWAAHQVHHSSEYYNLSTALRQSVTQQFSSWVFYLPLALMVPPSVFAVHVQFNLLYQFWIHTELVKSLGPLEWILNTPSHHRVHHGRNPYCIDKNYAGILIIWDRMFGTFTPESDKVVYGLTHPISTFEIWTVEFLYYPYLWQRFWEAEGISNKLSIIFKGPGWTPGKPRLGDIADIPQLTGEEKPHDPAWSPAMQAYVLIQFMLLIDVYNNLLMDQMILSELSVLLLTAYVLLSLTSLGFLIDQRANAAELEMLRCVLIVALQRFGYIKPLVPLLAFLIEVFVLISAVYWSLQFVNQRTNGMKKHN; encoded by the exons ATGGAGCGAGTGGAAGTAACCAGTGTGACCCATTCTCAGGGAGTTCGTATGCTGTTCAGTTTAATGACTCCTAATGAATCCTCGTTCGCGACTGTACGAGAGGTGCCGACTTATGTCAACCAG GCCACACCATATTTCATTGGTTTGATATTATTGGAGATTGTGCTGGGATGGTTAAAGACAGATGGCCCTCACATCAAGATCAACGACTTCATCACGTCTTTGTCTGCAGGGATGATGTCCCGTCTGCCTCA GCTCGTGATAAGAAGTTTGGAGCTGTCAGCTTATATTTATGTCTGGAACAACTTCCGTGTATTGGAGCTTCCCTGGGATTCAGCTTGGACGTGGTGGCTTGCGTTTCTTGGTGTGGACATGGGATACTACTGGTTCCATCGATTCGCCCACG AGTTAAACTTCCTGTGGGCTGCCCATCAGGTTCACCACAGTTCTGAATACTACAATCTGTCGACAGCACTACGTCAGTCTGTCACCCAGCAGTTTTCCTCATGG GTGTTTTACCTTCCTTTGGCACTGATGGTCCCTCCGTCAGTGTTTGCAGTTCACGTTCAGTTTAACCTGCTGTATCAGTTCTGGATTCATACTGAG CTGGTCAAAAGTCTTGGACCTCTGGAGTGGATCCTAAATACTCCGAGCCACCACAGAGTTCATCATG GGCGAAATCCATATTGCATTGATAAGAATTATGCAGGAATTCTGATCATATGGGACAGGATGTTTG GTACGTTCACTCCTGAGAGTGATAAAGTTGTCTATGGGCTCACACACCCAATCAGCACATTTGAAATCTGGACTGTCGAG TTCCTTTATTATCCGTACCTATGGCAGAGGTTCTGGGAAGCTGAAGGAATTTCAAATAAGCTGTCCATCATTTTTAAAGGGCCAGGCTGGACTCCAGGAAAACCAAGACTGGGAGACATTGCTGATATAccccag CTTACAGGAGAGGAAAAGCCTCATGATCCTGCATGGTCCCCTGCAATGCAAGCCTATGTGCTTATACAGTTCATGCTTCTGATAGATGTCTACAACAACTTGTTAATGGATCAAATG ATACTATCTGAGCTGAGTGTACTTCTTCTGACTGCCTACGTACTACTTTCTCTAACCTCACTGGGCTTCCTGATAGATCAGAG GGCTAATGCAGCTGAATTGGAGATGCTGAGATGTGTTTTGATTGTGGCTCTTCAACGGTTTGGTTACATTAAGCCTCTGGTGCCTCTGTTGGCTTTTCTGATTGAA GTCTTTGTCTTAATCTCTGCAGTCTACTGGAGTCTACAGTTTGTGAATCAGCGGACTAACGGGATGAAGAAACACAACTAG